One Silene latifolia isolate original U9 population chromosome 4, ASM4854445v1, whole genome shotgun sequence DNA segment encodes these proteins:
- the LOC141653070 gene encoding uncharacterized protein LOC141653070, which translates to MPNIQLWHHHHPYFILIFILLLPILTTLAVNPQGEALLSWKNSLKGSIEVLNNWNPNDGTPCKWYGITCNSQNEVTEVNLRYVDLHGNVPSNFTSLLTLTKFSLVGTNLTGTIPKELGMLHELKSLDLSDNALNGEIPNEICYLPKLEQLYLNSNRLEGSIPVVIGNLTSLSWLILYDNQLSGRIPTTIGHLSKLTVLRSGGNKNLEGPLPIELGNCSDLVMIGLAETSISGSIPSSLGNLKKLETLAVYTALLSGDIPPEIGDCTNLESIYLYENSLSGSIPKTLGNLNRLQSLLLWQNSLVGTIPSELGKCTNLSLIDISMNSLTGSIPDSFGNLTNLQELQLSVNQISGPIPSSLGSCSSLTQIELDNNQITGTIPSEFGKLANLSLLYLWQNKLEGNIPPSLSNCKRLEAIDLSLNGLTGAIPKGIFQLQNLNKLLLLSNNLSGPIPPEIGQCSSLVRFRASNNKLTGTIPQTVGVLENLNFLDLGNNRFNGVIPENISGCKNLTFLDLHGNSFSGFLPVKLSELSSLQFIDVSDNLLDGLLSSGIGSLSSLTKLVLGKNRLNGSIPSQIGSCSKLQLIDLSNNRFSGKIPSSIGKIPGLEISLNLSWNQLSGEIPPEFSSLTKLGVLDLSHNNLSGDLHSLGGLQNLMVLNVSDNGFIGRVPDTPFFSRLPKAVLGGNPGLCLPGDGECSDVNGRVGKQKMAWARIAMAVLLSAACVMLASALYVILGGPKWLRRCGDDDVEMCVDDDVEMCPPWEVTLFQKLDLSIVDVAGSLTSGNIIGRGQSGAVYRTSLPSGLVIAVKRLRSSEKTSATLFSSEIVTLSRIRHRNIVRLLGWAANRKTKLLFYDYMSSGTLGELLHDGGVGGSVVEWETRLKIALGVAEGLAYLHHDCVPAIVHRDVKSHNILLGDRYEACLADFGLARLVENQCGSFSGSPQFAGSYGYMAPENACMLKITVKTDVFSYGVVLLEIITGKKPVDPSFPDEQHVIQWVREHLKSKKDPVEVIDPKLQGHQDTQIQEMLQALGIALLCTSNRAEDRPTMKDVAVLLQEIKHESPNGNDGQKPTSNASKKKENGLNSSSTSINPSRFLLLQSSSNSSLDYSTSLPTYLSHNQ; encoded by the exons ATGCCTAATATTCAACTATGGCACCACCACCACCCATATTTCATCCTCATCTTCATCCTTCTCCTACCCATTTTAACCACCCTCGCCGTCAATCCACAAGGCGAGGCGTTGCTCTCGTGGAAGAACAGCCTCAAAGGGTCGATCGAGGTCTTGAACAATTGGAACCCAAATGATGGAACTCCATGTAAGTGGTATGGGATCACTTGCAACAGTCAAAATGAAGTGACTGAGGTAAATTTGAGGTATGTTGATTTACATGGGAATGTGCCCTCAAATTTCACATCATTGTTGACCTTAACAAAGTTTTCTTTAGTAGGAACAAACCTCACCGGTACAATCCCGAAAGAGTTGGGTATGTTACATGAGTTAAAGTCCTTAGACTTGAGTGATAATGCCTTAAATGGTGAGATCCCAAATGAAATATGCTACTTGCCCAAGTTAGAGCAACTGTATCTCAACTCAAACCGACTTGAGGGATCAATACCGGTCGTAATTGGGAATTTAACAAGCTTATCTTGGTTGATCTTGTATGATAATCAACTAAGTGGGAGAATCCCAACTACCATAGGACACCTCAGCAAGTTAACAGTACTAAGGTCAGGTGGTAACAAGAATCTTGAAGGTCCATTACCCATAGAACTAGGAAACTGTTCTGATCTAGTCATGATTGGCCTAGCAGAAACCAGCATTTCCGGTTCAATCCCATCGAGTCTAGGAAACCTTAAAAAACTCGAAACACTCGCAGTCTACACTGCCTTACTATCCGGTGACATCCCACCAGAGATCGGGGATTGCACTAATCTCGAAAGCATCTACCTTTACGAGAATTCACTCTCGGGTTCAATCCCAAAAACCTTAGGAAACCTTAACCGTCTCCAAAGCCTTCTCCTTTGGCAAAACTCCTTAGTTGGCACAATCCCTTCTGAGCTAGGGAAATGCACTAACCTCAGCCTTATCGATATCTCAATGAACTCATTAACCGGCAGCATACCGGACTCATTTGGAAACCTCACAAACTTACAAGAACTCCAACTTAGTGTCAACCAAATCTCCGGACCGATTCCATCATCCTTGGGCTCATGCAGTAGCCTTACACAAATTGAGCTCGACAACAACCAAATAACCGGTACAATCCCATCTGAATTCGGCAAATTAGCAAACCTTTCCCTCCTATATCTCTGGCAAAACAAACTAGAGGGAAACATCCCACCTAGTTTATCAAACTGTAAGAGACTAGAAGCCATCGATTTGTCGTTAAACGGGTTAACCGGCGCAATACCAAAAGGGATCTTCCAGCTCCAAAACCTCAATAAACTACTCTTATTATCCAACAATTTATCCGGTCCTATACCGCCCGAGATCGGGCAATGTTCCTCATTAGTAAGATTCAGAGCAAGTAACAATAAACTCACTGGAACAATTCCACAAACAGTTGGTGTGCTTGAAAATTTGAACTTTTTAGACCTTGGAAACAATCGTTTCAATGGAGTTATACCAGAAAACATCTCTGGATGCAAGAATCTCACGTTTCTTGATCTACACGGTAACTCATTTTCTGGGTTTCTTCCTGTGAAATTAAGTGAACTTTCATCTTTACAGTTTATCGATGTTTCTGATAACTTGCTTGATGGGTTACTGAGTTCTGGAATCGGGTCACTGAGTTCACTCACTAAACTCGTTTTGGGTAAGAATAGACTAAACGGGTCAATTCCGAGTCAAATCGGGTCATGTTCGAAGCTTCAATTGATTGATTTGAGTAATAATCGGTTTTCCGGCAAGATTCCGAGCAGTATTGGGAAAATTCCAGGGCTTGAGATATCGCTTAATTTGAGTTGGAATCAACTTTCCGGCGAAATACCGCCGGAGTTTTCGTCGTTGACGAAGCTCGGGGTTCTTGATCTTTCTCATAATAATTTGTCCGGTGATCTACATTCTTTGGGTGGGTTACAAAATTTGATGGTCCTAAATGTGTCTGATAACGGGTTTATAGGACGGGTGCCGGATACACCGTTTTTTTCTAGGCTTCCGAAGGCTGTTTTGGGTGGAAACCCGGGTCTTTGTCTCCCGGGGGACGGTGAGTGTAGCGATGTGAATGGTCGTGTCGGGAAGCAAAAGATGGCATGGGCGAGGATTGCGATGGCGGTTCTTCTATCTGCGGCGTGTGTTATGCTTGCGTCGGCTCTTTACGTTATTCTCGGTGGGCCCAAGTGGTTACGGAGGTGTGGAGACGATGATGTGGAGATGTGTGTGGACGATGATGTGGAAATGTGTCCGCCGTGGGAGGTTACGTTGTTTCAGAAACTTGATTTGTCGATTGTTGATGTGGCGGGGTCCTTGACGAGTGGTAATATTATTGGACGAGGACAATCTGGTGCCGTCTATCGGACATCCCTTCCTTCTGGGCTTGTCATTGCGGTCAAAAGGCTTCGCTCATCGGAGAAAACCTCGGCTACATTATTCTCATCGGAAATTGTTACTTTGTCTAGGATCCGACATAGGAATATTGTCCGGCTATTGGGATGGGCCGCTAACCGGAAGACTAAGCTCTTGTTCTATGATTACATGTCTAGTGGCACACTTGGTGAATTGTTGCACGACGGTGGCGTTGGAGGTAGCGTAGTGGAGTGGGAGACAAGGTTAAAGATAGCATTAGGGGTCGCCGAGGGACTTGCTTATTTGCATCATGATTGTGTACCGGCAATAGTCCACCGAGATGTCAAGTCCCATAACATATTGTTGGGTGATAGGTATGAAGCTTGCCTAGCTGATTTTGGCCTTGCTAGGCTAGTGGAAAATCAATGTGGTTCATTTTCTGGAAGTCCCCAATTTGCCGGTTCATATGGCTATATGGCTCCCG AGAACGCGTGCATGTTGAAGATCACGGTAAAGACTGACGTGTTTAGTTACGGAGTGGTATTGCTAGAGATCATCACCGGAAAGAAGCCTGTTGACCCATCCTTCCCGGACGAGCAACATGTTATCCAATGGGTTAGAGAGCATTTGAAGAGTAAAAAGGACCCGGTTGAGGTCATCGACCCTAAGCTTCAAGGCCATCAAGATACCCAAATACAAGAGATGCTCCAAGCCTTAGGAATCGCTCTATTGTGCACAAGTAACCGTGCAGAAGACCGTCCTACAATGAAAGACGTCGCAGTGTTGTTGCAAGAGATTAAGCACGAATCTCCCAATGGTAACGACGGCCAAAAGCCGACTAGCAACGCCTCAAAAAAGAAGGAAAACGGTCTAAACTCGTCGTCAACATCCATAAACCCATCTCGGTTTTTGCTACTACAAAGCTCGTCGAATAGCTCACTCGATTACTCGACTTCATTGCCAACTTACCTATCACATAATCAATAG